In Pirellulales bacterium, a genomic segment contains:
- a CDS encoding carbohydrate porin: MVTCLVGAVLKGANMRYAALSAVEILLLGILSSAVAHAGDRAAKPVDPTNTMAAPDTWLLGDWGGERTHLRGLGIDFQFGYTSEIANNPAGGIEGKTRYADQYAAGVTFDLDRLLGLPAAQFQVTLTQRLGRNLSDDADLGTLQQVQEVYGRGQTIRLTEFWFDQKYDDGLIDWKIGRMTVGGDFASFACDFQNLTFCGSNPGNLVGNYIYNWPISQWGTRVKVALAGFGYVQAGVFDENTKYLGTQDQVLPAFFSGSTGALIPVELAWLPKLGADALPGSYKIGAWYDTSTTDDVVSDVNGNPFALTGLPARQDRGRYGAYINFQQQVTSNLSLFLNAVVADDRTATTDRQIAAGLTYTGLFSSRPKDDIGFAVGTTHVNNRVADVQAMQDRPVPGSEYAFELYYTYRPTGGLLFRPNVQYVVNPGGISENKNVVVLGLKTTATF; the protein is encoded by the coding sequence ATGGTAACTTGCCTGGTGGGGGCTGTATTGAAGGGGGCGAACATGCGATACGCGGCACTTTCAGCTGTGGAAATCCTGCTATTGGGCATTCTCTCGAGTGCTGTTGCACATGCCGGCGATCGCGCGGCCAAACCAGTTGATCCTACAAATACCATGGCTGCGCCGGATACGTGGTTGCTTGGCGACTGGGGCGGAGAACGGACCCATCTGCGGGGCCTGGGTATCGATTTTCAGTTCGGATATACGAGCGAAATCGCGAACAATCCGGCCGGCGGTATCGAGGGCAAGACGAGATACGCCGACCAGTATGCAGCAGGAGTGACGTTTGACCTCGATCGTCTGCTCGGTCTTCCGGCAGCGCAATTCCAGGTCACCCTGACGCAACGCCTTGGTCGCAATCTCAGCGACGACGCGGACCTTGGCACGCTTCAACAGGTACAGGAAGTGTACGGTCGAGGGCAGACCATCCGATTGACAGAATTCTGGTTCGACCAGAAATATGACGACGGATTGATCGACTGGAAGATCGGCCGCATGACCGTCGGCGGAGACTTCGCGTCATTTGCGTGTGACTTCCAGAACCTGACATTCTGTGGTTCGAACCCCGGCAATCTCGTCGGCAATTACATCTATAACTGGCCCATCAGCCAGTGGGGGACCCGTGTCAAGGTGGCGCTGGCTGGGTTCGGTTATGTCCAAGCCGGCGTCTTTGACGAAAACACCAAATACCTGGGCACCCAAGACCAGGTGCTTCCGGCATTCTTTTCCGGCTCCACGGGCGCGCTGATACCGGTCGAACTTGCGTGGCTTCCCAAGCTCGGCGCCGACGCGCTACCCGGCAGCTACAAGATCGGTGCGTGGTATGACACATCGACCACGGATGACGTCGTGTCCGACGTCAATGGCAATCCTTTCGCGCTGACAGGCCTGCCCGCGCGTCAGGATCGCGGGCGATACGGCGCCTACATCAATTTCCAGCAGCAGGTGACGAGCAACCTGAGCCTATTCCTTAACGCCGTCGTGGCGGATGATCGCACCGCTACCACCGACCGTCAGATCGCGGCCGGATTGACCTATACAGGCCTGTTCAGCTCGCGCCCCAAAGACGATATCGGCTTTGCGGTGGGCACCACGCACGTCAACAATCGCGTTGCCGACGTCCAAGCCATGCAAGATCGTCCTGTGCCCGGGTCGGAGTACGCTTTTGAGCTCTATTACACCTATCGTCCCACAGGCGGACTGCTTTTCCGCCCGAACGTCCAGTACGTCGTCAATCCGGGCGGCATCAGCGAAAACAAGAACGTTGTCGTGCTGGGCCTGAAGACCACGGCCACTTTCTGA